ATTTTAGTATCCTCAGCATGCACGCTCTGTCTCACTGTTGTCTCTCTTTCTCGCTCGTAtgcatagattttttttttaggggcCCGATCCTGATCTTGCAGCTAGAGAAGAACCCCTGCTTATCCCCATACATTATGATTGCAAAGTTTAAGAGGTCAAATACGCATGGGGAAATTGTTTTCTGTTtgattgatttaaaaaaattacattctgTATACATGTCTTTACCTATATATAATTGCTATGATAATTCTGACCTGCCGGTGGGCCTGATCCTTGCACACCTTGTCGAGTGCAGGCTCCCTCCTCGGGAGTTCTGCTGGGTTAGGAGCAGGATGAGACCCAAAACAATGTTGATATACTATTACTcatagagaaaataaaaatattctttctttACTAATCCATTTTAATATAAAGCCACAATCCTCGTTCTATTATGCCTCCTCCCCTGCCACATCAGCATGGACTGCTTGATCTGATCGTGAGGATTTCAGAAGCACAATTTCTTTGTAAGATGCCCTTTGTCTATTGGCTCTTGTCTCCTGGCACAAAATCATATGATTGCCCATGTTTGACAACAGTTTGCCCGAACGATCAAATGACCTCCAAAATTCTGAATGAGGTGCTAAAACGGGACACCTCAGAGCATGTGGTCTGCTCAGGGAAACAACAACGTGGCCTGCTCGGGAAAACAACATCCCAGGTTAAAACCTGCATCCCTCTCGctttccagctctgctctgcctcccctgtTCTCTCCAGCTGCATCCAAAACCCGGGAGCAGCCGTAGCTacccctccttcccctctcccatcGCCAGCTCCACACCCGAGTGGCGTGTGCCCTCAAGACTTTCTCCCGATTAGACCCCCGGCCCCCAGGGTCCTCCCTGCCGTGCCCTGGGCGCTGACGGCAGCCTAATATCTAATATCTGATGCGTTTCGGTTTACAGGTGAAGATCTGGTTTCAGAACAAGCGCTCCAAATTCAAGAAGCTGCTGAAGCAGGGCAGTAACCCCCACGAGAGCGACCCTCTGCCCGGCTCCGCTGCCCTCTCCCCTCGCTCTCCCGCTCTGCCTCCAGTCTGGGACGTTTCAGCCTCTGCCAAGGGAGTCAATATGCCTCCAAACAGCTACATGCCTGGCTATTCTCACTGGTATTCTTCTCCACATCAAGACACAATGCAGAGACCACAAATGATGTGAATTGTCCAAGAGAAATAATCTCCCAAGAACGCCTCGTCTCGACATGGCAAGAAGTTCCCCTGCTTTGCCAAGCCGTGCCAGCTAACAGGCTCTGTGTGAACTTGTAGATGCGGCAAAGAGACAGagtggctttatttttttttttttttaagtaaccTCAGCGATTGATCTTGAACAGAAAGACACAATTTTCATTCTGGCGCACAGAAGACACTTCTCTTTAGGATATTTTCCTTTGGACTCCAAGGCACCAGCCTCTTTCTCTGTGGAGTATACGTCAAAACAAACTTTTTACAGACTTTGCCCACAAGAACCTGAATCTACCATGGCAGCCGTTTTTACTTGTTTAATGAGCTAAAGATATTACATGATGAAAGAGAGACTAGTCAAAGCTCCTTCATTTTTATTCACCAAATCCGAACTGGGGAAAGGATTAAAAAGCAGAagaagtgattttttaaaaaaattaagattgGGGGGGTGGAAAAGGAGAACTGgttgaaaaaaatgcaaatatactGTAAGATTGGAACATTACCACGAAGCAAAATCTGCATGCTTTCTCAAAATGTAATGGGCTGCGGCTCAGAAGAAACCACCGTCTCTCACCCGAAGAGCCCCCTCACCCGCACAGCCCCACACCGCACACAGCCGGACGGACTCCCGGAGACGAGCAGGAAAGACAGAGCGAGGGATTCGCGGCCGGACCCGGAGCCAGGCGCGCCGCCGCGGGCTGGGGAAGGGCGGTTCAGCGCTGCCCGGCGGCAGCCTCAACCACTGAGCGAGAGGGACCTTTCCCCGAGCAACCTTTCTGTATATATTGTTGAATTTTAGTTGTACATATACTTTGTATGTTTTTGTCTTCTTTCATATATAGAGTAAAAACCACAAAACGCCCGCCTGGCTCCTATTTCTCTTCACCTTAGCGGATCCCCACCTGCCCCGACTTGCCCCCCAGATCAGCCCGGGCAGAGggatccctgtgcccagcttgcCTGAGTGCACAGACACCCCTACCAAAGCATATATCTGCaagcaaagaaagaaaggatGAAGTGGGGTGGGGTAGCTGGTGGTTTAGTTGGTTTTAAGGCTACGGCTGAAAGACAGGAGTACCGAGTCCACAAAGATACGCCTAGACGAAGTTGCTAATCACCCGGCCATTTCTGCTGCGATTTCACTGCTCCGCTGCTCAACTGAGCTTCCTCGCCGAGGCaaagctcagagccctgtcttTCTTCCCAAAGGTTGGAGACTCCAAATTATTAAGAAAGGAGGCGCCCTCCTTTGTTTCAAAGAGCAGACAATGCAAGCTGAGGAATGTTTTGCAAAGCCCTGAGAGGTGCCCAGGCACACAACACGCTGTCCAGCCAGCTTCAGCCGCACCGGCTTGTGGAAAGCACAGCAACAACTGACAATGAAAAGCCTTTTCCTCATCCAAGCTGGGTGCCCCATACTGCGAGAATTAATGGCTAGAGACCTGGGCATCCTTCAAATTATGAACCTTGAAACCACTGAGCCATTTATCAGAAGTCAATAGAGATCCTCAGAGTGCTCCATATAATGACAGCTACATACAGTCGTGCAAAAGGACAGTCACTATAATTAGACACAAAGCAAAGACTACTTACCAATATAccagttttttggggggtgttttttggtttggtttttttttttttgagcaacTTCCACGCTCAGTCAGTCTTCAGAGTGCTTTAAAACCGATCAGTCTTGTCATTTTCTACCATTCGTATTGTTACATtaggaaaaatgttttcttttctttttttccccttcccactGTGAAACTTTGGGTTCAGAGCTCCCCAGGATCAATTCTGAACAAAGCCTCCAGCTGCAGTGCCATCCAATTTGAAGCAGACATTGGGGACAATTTAAGGTTTTTATCCACAagaaggtttttttccattctctTAAATGCAGCCATAATTAGAGTAATTTTTCATGTAGCCCGCTGATTACAGCGTTTTTACCGTCAAAGATAATTACCTGTAATTTTCTTCCACTTTTAATACTAAAAAGCCATCTTTATTTAGATTCAGGAACAGGAAAGGCGaaacaaaagaggaaaattatTCTGTTATTCATACACAAATTGCAGAGACGTAGGGCCTAAAATTGAAAATTAACCAAAATTATAATGCTGAAAAGAATGGAAGAGGCTTCAGAAGTACAGCTGGTAGTGGGGCTCACTGAATTATTCAAATGACACTGGAGAGAAAGCTACCATACATTTAAACCAACAGCATTGTGTGCATCTTTCAGAAAACCCCGCTTTACCCCCCCTCTCCCCCACGCCGGCCCCTGTGCGGGCTCCCCTCGCCTCGCACAAGGGCCAAGGATGCCCCGGGAAGCCCGGCCCGGttcggcccagcccggcccggcccgcacGGCCCCCGCAGGCGCTTTAACCCTTTCGCTGCGTGCGCCCCGCGGGGTGGCGGCGGGcagtccgtccgtccgtccgtccgtccgccCGCCCGTCCCGGCGCTGCGGGCGGGGAGCGGGAGGTTCGCTGCCCCTCGTGGGGTCTCGTCCTCCCCCACACGCCGCGCGTGGGTGCCGGCGCGGAAAGCCTCTGGCTGCGCCGTGCCCTCCTCCCCCGCCAGCGATTCCTCAAACAGGCTCAGAAAAAGCCCAGACAACAAGCGAGCGAGCGAGCGAGCAAATAAACGctaacaacaataataaaagCCCCATTAGCTTAGTGGCGTGGGAGAAGGTGGGAAAGGTAGGCCTGCCCGGGAGCGGGGTGGGAGTGAATGGCAGCGGCGGCTCCCACTCGCGCTGCGGCCGCCCCGGGAGACTCTCGTGAAACAGCGTCATCTATGGATGGAGCCCGGCAGCTCCCACGGCAGCGCCAAACCTGCCGCCGCCGGCTGCCTGCGCCGGCCCCGAcaccgcccgcccgccgccgccgggctCCGCCGCTCCGGGAGCCGCGGAAAGGCGCTGCCAGAACCCCGGGAGCCGCGGAAaggcgctgccgccgccccgGGAGCTGTGGAAAGGCGCTGGCCGCCCCGGAGCCGCGGAAAGGCGCTTATGCCACCCCGCCGCGGGCACGGGCGGACCGGGCTGGCCCGGGGTTCGCACGGTTCCTCCGCCGAGTCCCGCGCCGCCCCTCCGGCAGCCCGTCCCGTCGGGGCTCCCGCCGCATCCCCGGCAGCATCGGGGCAAAGGGGGCGCTTATCCGTGGGGGTCCGGCCGGGGAGAGAAACCACCTGCGAGGGAATGACCGCCGGTGTGGGGAGGGAGAACAGACGGAGCGTGCCTCGACGGGCGAGGCGCGGAGCAGCCAcaaaccagccccaaacccgAGCGAGCCCCAAAACTTACCCCTCTGAAAATCTGCTAAGCAAGGATCGGGGTCTAGAAATCTGTACTGAACAGAAGCAGTGGAGAATATTTTTCTGAgtctcagggcagaagctctTTCTCTATATTCTTGGTTGAGTGAGCACATCCAGGTGTGAAATTGTTTGCACACCCCAGCACCTCTTATATTGCCAGCAAAATTAGCTGTTATTACTGTCACTGTTTAGTGATGGTTAGCTTgataaaaaaaacctgctgtaATCAAGACCTGGCGCATCTTTGCAAATTACAGATAATTGTAAACGTCCAGATTATGATAATAGCATCCTAATCCAGCCTGCAATATAATTATTACAGAGTGTTACATCTGAAACTGTCCAGTAGGGCTAATTCAGCCATTATTTAGACCCTATTTTTGCACTGCAAATGGGTTGCTGAGTTGAAAATGTACGATTGTAATTTCACGGGGCACTCAATGAGTAATGGTATAGGGAGGGAAAAATACAAAAGTGAAATGTGAACAGTAGCGATCAAATCAAACTCTGAAGGACAAAAGACTGTTTGATTCATAGGGAATGAGAAGAGCGGGAATTAAGAAAATAGCAAATCAGTGGTCTGCAGCGTTACGTGTCCAAATCTCAACGACTGCGAGCCTGATGTGCAGTCAGGGACTGCAGCTTCGGCTCCCGCCTCGCATCAGTCCGCCTCTCGGCTCGGCTCTCCCCGGCACCCGGAGCATCCCCGAGCTCCCCACCCATCCCCAAAAGAGGGCTCGCCATTGTCTTGTGCCTCCTCTCAGGTGACTGAACGTCACTTTCGTGCAAGCGGCCTCGGGACCTCCGGCACCGGGCGGAGGAGGGCGCGGGGTGCGGGATGCGGCGCAGGGCGCTCTCCGCGGCGGGATGTGGAGCCCTATGCGCCCCCGCGCCCCCGCTGGACCGGTCCTCAGGGGTCCTTAGGGAAATTATCACAGAACCGACTCAATTGTAATTAATTAATCAAAAGAGCCTGGCTAACAGGACTACCTGCAGCTAGCGAGGTTAACTCACCGGGCTAGCTTGGCTTTCGACTCCTGATTAACTTTTATTAACCCTGGACACGAAATACACAAACCCGCTTCATTTTTTAATGACCTAGATCATCAAAGCGCCGTTGCCGCCGGACCGGTTGGTCCCCGCTTGGTCTCCGCAGGGTCCAGATGAGAAGAGGCAGCGCCCGGGGCCGGCCCCATGGGCAGGAGAGCTGCGTCCCCGGCCCTCGCTGGCCTCTCCCGACCGCAGCCGCTCCTGGCAGCCCGCACTCCAGCCCCGCGCCCTTTTCTCCCTGCGCGTTAGTAAAAAACAGGAGAATAAAAGAAAGCTCAGTGGACAGCGCGAGGCGAAAACCCTACAAAACGCGTTGTACGGCGCGTATCGATGAGAGCGTGAAGCTCTCCTGGAATGGAGGGCCAGCTCCGCAGCCAGGCAGATGATGCCGCTGCAGAGCACGAAGCCGGGTCAGCATCCGGCCCGGAGAGGCTGCCGGAGCCATCCTGCAAAACCCAGGCTGAGGCTGACACAGCCTCTCCGGGACTGCCGAGGGGCAGGCGGCAGCGGGAGAGGAGCGAGAAACCACCCCCAAGCTCTTCCTCGCCAAATGCCCGATCTGTCGCCGGTTCTGGCCGGGGCCGGCACTCTGGGCCCTCACCTGAAGGGGATGAAGGAGGTGAGGGAGTCGCGAGTTTTACCCGCGGCTTTGAGGGTCGTGTCAGTGGAAGGTGCTCTCACAGACAGCCGGGGCGTGCGTGCGTGGCGGGATTTATCAGGTCTATATTCCAGGCAGATAAACTATTGTTTATCATCCTCCCTGAATCGCATATAAATAGACACACCACGGAACAAAGAGAACTATTTAACTGATGCAACACAGATTCTCcctaaaaaaagagaaagagaggctTAATGTAAACTTCGCATTTCCTATTTTCACAGCTCTTATCTGACCTATAAAACAGGTTATTGAGTTACTGCAAGCAATCGCTTAAATGACTGAAAGCAAGAAGAGGGGGTTCCCACACCCCACTCCCCCCGCCCCGATTTTCCTGAAGCAATAGATCTCCTTTCCTTAATCCACAACCGAAACACCTAAAGTCTGTCAGTCGCAAAATTGCGTGGCAGAAATCTTTAATTGATGCCACATGTGGGATGCACTCTGGGGACACAGCGCTGCCGGCGGTGGAGTGGGCAGAGCGCGGAGGCCCGCGCAGGCAGCGCGGCCGCGGGGCAGCGAATGCCcgggggacacccaggggagtAAGGGGGCGACAGGAACGCGACAAGCGGGCTGCCCTGCCGCCGTGACAGGTCGGATGGggtgtttttcctttccccgGGAAGGCGCGGGAGGGGAACCGAGGCGCTCGGCGGCGAGACGGCAGTGCCCGGCAGGATGGAGGCCGTGCCCGCGGGCGGAGAGGGAGATGCCCGGGCAGGAGCGGGGGCTCGGGCGGATGCGGGAAGGCGCTGCCCCTGCCGCCGTGCGAGGCGGGGGCGGGCACTGCGTGTGTCTGGCTGGGGGCAATGTAGGGGTGCGTCCCGGCTGGGGGCTGGCGCGGCCGGGGGTGGATATGTGGATGTGCTGCGGGAGAGCCCCACGGGGGGCAGGCGGTGTCAGGAGCTCTCGATTTGGGGAAGCGGGGGCTGCAGGCTTCCCTGTgcgtgtgtgtctgtgtgtctgcgcgcctgtgtgtgtgtatgtgtgtcaGGCCCTGTGGCTCAGCCCTGGAGCCGCTCGGCACCCACAGGAATGtggctcctctctgctccccgAACTGCCCCGGCTCCACATGGAAGTGGCCGCCAGGAAAACAgaagggaggggaagagggggaggggcggggaAAGCCCCGAGCCAGCAATCCGCCGAGCCCAAACCCGGCATCAGACAAAGGACAGTTCATGCCATCCTTTCCCGGGGAAGCAGGGGGGAGGCCTGGCCAAGCCGGGCTCCCTGCGGCCGCCGCCGGAGCCCAGGGGGTGCGCCCAGGCGGGGAGAGGCGCCGGGGTGTGCCTGCCTGTGtgcggggacagaggggacaggagcatCCGTCCCCTCGGCCCGGGGCTCTCCGGAGGGGCGGGCGGCGCTCAGCGTTCATCGAGGTCGGGGCCATGAGACGGGGAGCCCCGGCGAGGGCATTTCTTTCTTATCCTCTCCAGGGGAGGGATGTCAGGCTTTTCCCGACCTGCCCAACACCAACCCGCtctgggaggaggagaaattaaGCAGGGTAGGGGACTGGCATGGAAACCAAGCCGAGCTGACTCGGCTGGCTTGGAGAGGCGAGCGATGCCTGGTCCAGCGGCCGCTGTGTGAATTCCCATTTCTGCCCGGTATGCTGCTTGCCGGCACTCCGCCTTCCCGGAGCTGTTCCTGCGCTGTCCGTCCGGGCCGTCTCGGCCCCGGCAGGTTACCGTAACCCAACAGCCCCCGGCAGCTCCTCAGAGAAAGGGGTGGGTGGACCCACCTGGGAAATTGACTTCCACCTCCTGTGTCCAAACCTTTCTGCAAAGGGAAGTGACCTTCGGGAGGGGAGAATTTCTCACTGCAGGTTGAATGCTTGTCTAGAGGGAAATGAGGAAAAGAGCggaagaaaatgaaagggtcaagtttaaaaaaaaaattttttgcgCAGGATGGAAGTGAGCAGAAGAGATGAAGCCGAGCTCTTCCTCAGCCCCAGAGTCGCGGGAAGTCCCTGAAACCTAGCGAGTTAAAAGAGCAGGAGACGGTCCCCAGAAGGGCGGAAGAGATGGGGAGCGGCGGCCGCAGGGGTGGGCAGCAGCGCCCGCGGCACCCCCGCAGCCTCCCCGGCGTGCAGGGAGCGCAACCGAACAAACTGCTCTATTGTACTGCAAGACATTTACCAGCCCCCAAACCTGCTACACAACAGCAAACCGGGCTTCTTTCTTTGGGGAGAAAACTGGACAAACCACACTCACACGCACAAAACatggcaggcaggagaggaaggagaaaaaaggagggggaGGGCAGCGGGGAGGAAGAGTGGAGATAGGTAAGGgcgccccagggcaggagcgtGCCTTTTCAGGCCTCGCCTCCCCCCGTTCCAGCGCTCTCCCCgccagcctcagctgccagagGGGCATCTTTCATCTCGGGGATCCTTCCAGCGGCGCCTTTGGCACGTTCACTGCTGCTGCCGTACCCGCACGGCCGTGAGTTACCGCTGCCCCCGGGATGGGGGTCCCCCTGGGAACTGCATGGCCGCGGGGCCCCGGGCCGGGATTCCGgctgggagagagagagagagagcccgTGCTCCGTGCGAGGGGTCCGCGCCACGGGCAGCACACCGGCCACGCCGTGCCCCAGCACTGGGCAGCCCTTTGACGCACGGGTTTTTCCCTAAATCGtgtagaaataaaacaaaaacaataaaAGTACCTCTGAAACGGTCCTCCTTCAGTCGAAGCCGCCGCAGGCTTTTAGCAGGAGCGAGGGGAGCGGGGCCctcattttattcttttctcaTATTTAGTGGCTCCCTTTGACGGAAACGTAATTTGTATAATTAGCCGAGCGCACACGGGCGACTGATGGGCTGTGGAGTGTGCAGCTCTCGACGCTAATTGCTCTCAGGAAAGGATTCAGGGCGGCTTAAGGCGAGAGATTCGCTTTCTCGCATCAGGATGGGCAGCTTTCCCTCCAGCCTACAGCGCTGTGCATGGGATGGACGGGGTCTTGCCAGAGCCCCTTTCCCAGCGGGGAGAGAGCACCGCGGGTACCTGCAGGGGCCAGATCCCGCCGGACTGCGGGGACACCGCAAGGCACTGGAGCAGAACACGAACTCCCAGCTCCCGGCCTCTTTCCTCACTTTCTTTCTGAAAGCAAATCagtattatattttttttcccctcttattAATAGAAGAAGGGGTAATTTGGAAACATTTCTCTTGGtcgaaataattttattttattcagaatATACAGTTTAATTCCTCTATCTACAATTATTTACAGGGTTAAAATAACATTGAAAAAAGTCTCTGGAAAAGTTGAGGTCATAGATTTCAAGGCACCAATGATAGTGTCCACAGCTGAGCCAAAAAACGTCCGTATTGTATAAAAAAGGGTTTCCTTTGAAATGCAATAAGTTACATGCACAAGCTTTACACATTTtaatctttttgtttgtttcttttcccttttaaaaattcCCCATATGCATTCCTTTCGTTATTATTCCTTAACAGTAAAACACAGGAGTCCAAggagcaacaaaaaaaaaaaaaaaaaataatggtcAGGCTCTAATAAATCGTCCCAGAGGCCAGCGCTAACGGGTGCTGTAGGGAGCCGTGGGGTTGGAGATGAGAGTTGATGGAGTTGGCAGCGGGGTACCAGGAAGTGGAGCTCTCCAGGTAGCTGGATGCAGGGGACGGGTTGGAGTTTGGAGGGTGAGCGTGTGCGTGGGCATGGTGGCTGAGGGAGCGGGACGAGCCCTGAGGTTCCCAAACCGCAGGTGACTGTGGAGAGTTGCAGGCCATGGGGtcgctggagctggggctgtgctccgGAGGCATCTCCCCGTTTTTCATGATCTTCTTGATCTTGGATCTTTTATTCTGAAACCAGATTTTCACCTGGGAGCGGGGCgggaggagaagagaagggaggaaagggggagtggggagggaaagagaCACCATTAATGCCCGCCTGGCAAGCCGGTGCTCCGCGGCTGCGGCGCCCCGCCGCCCTCCCGCCCTCCGGGGCCCGATCCGGCCCTTCCCGCCGCGCCGGGGTGAGCCCGGGCTCTGGACCAGCcgggccgagccgggccgggccgagccgctCGCGGTACCTGTGTTTGCGTGAGTCCCAGGGAGGCTG
This genomic window from Zonotrichia albicollis isolate bZonAlb1 chromosome 1, bZonAlb1.hap1, whole genome shotgun sequence contains:
- the LOC113460621 gene encoding uncharacterized protein LOC113460621 isoform X1; translated protein: MAPTSMNAERRPPLRRAPGRGDGCSCPLCPRTQAGTPRRLSPPGRTPWAPAAAAGSPAWPGLPPASPGKDGMNCPLSDAGFGLGGLLARGFPRPSPSSPPFCFPGGHFHVEPGQFGEQRGATFLWVPSGSRAEPQGLTHIHTHRRADTQTHTHREACSPRFPKSRAPDTACPPWGSPAAHPHIHPRPRQPPAGTHPYIAPSQTHAVPAPASHGGRGSAFPHPPEPPLLPGHLPLRPRARPPSCRALPSRRRAPRFPSRAFPGKGKTPHPTCHGGRAARLSRSCRPLTPLGVPRAFAAPRPRCLRGPPRSAHSTAGSAVSPECIPHVASIKDFCHAILRLTDFRCFGCGLRKGDLLLQENRGGGSGVWEPPLLAFSHLSDCLQ